Proteins co-encoded in one Acidobacteriota bacterium genomic window:
- a CDS encoding sigma-54 dependent transcriptional regulator: MARDDGTKVLVVDDDAAMREVLEMRLGEWGFDVSLAEDGDEARRLAERLDPAVVISDVVLPDLTGIELLESLKAGNRHRPVILITAYGTVDVAVEAMKLGARDFLTKPLDYRKLRSTLAAAESDVAGRRSVDNVARRLEGATGLGAMIGVSKAMKDLFELIKVLAASDASAIITGESGTGKELVARTLHDLSPRRQGPFVALNSAAIPEGLTESELFGHEKGAFTGAIAARPGCFEMAHQGTLFLDEIAEMPINLQPKLLRVLEDGRVRRLAASREFAFDVRLLAATNREPEQAVRDGLLRQDLYYRLNVFTLCPPPLRQRREDIPLLAHSFVQRLNAKYRIDVGGFDETAGELLDGYSWPGNVRELRNVVERAVILAREGLIEPHHLPPHIQDPSADRGEEIVLPREVTFAEAEEILITETLKRCGNNKAETARRLGVDVKTIRNKLRAFGERRP, encoded by the coding sequence ATGGCTCGAGACGACGGAACCAAAGTGTTGGTGGTGGACGACGACGCGGCGATGCGCGAAGTGCTCGAGATGCGCCTCGGCGAGTGGGGCTTCGACGTCTCCCTGGCCGAGGACGGCGACGAAGCCCGCCGCCTGGCGGAGCGCCTCGACCCGGCGGTGGTGATCTCCGATGTCGTGCTGCCGGACCTCACCGGCATCGAGCTGCTCGAGTCTCTGAAGGCCGGCAACCGCCACCGGCCGGTGATCCTGATCACCGCCTACGGCACCGTCGACGTCGCCGTCGAAGCGATGAAGCTCGGCGCCCGCGACTTCCTCACCAAGCCCCTGGACTACCGCAAGCTGCGCTCGACTCTGGCGGCGGCGGAGTCCGACGTCGCCGGCCGGCGCAGCGTCGACAACGTCGCCCGCCGCCTCGAGGGAGCGACCGGCCTGGGCGCCATGATCGGCGTCAGCAAGGCGATGAAAGATCTCTTCGAGCTCATCAAGGTGCTCGCCGCCAGCGACGCGTCGGCGATCATCACCGGCGAGAGCGGCACCGGCAAGGAGCTGGTGGCCCGCACCTTGCACGATCTCAGTCCTCGCCGGCAAGGGCCGTTCGTGGCCCTCAACAGTGCCGCCATCCCGGAGGGGCTCACCGAAAGCGAGCTCTTCGGCCACGAAAAGGGCGCCTTCACCGGCGCCATCGCGGCGCGGCCCGGCTGTTTCGAGATGGCCCATCAGGGAACCCTGTTCCTCGACGAGATCGCCGAGATGCCGATCAACCTCCAGCCCAAGCTCCTGCGAGTCCTCGAGGACGGTCGAGTGCGCCGGCTGGCGGCGAGCCGCGAGTTCGCCTTCGACGTCCGCCTGCTCGCCGCCACCAACCGCGAGCCGGAGCAGGCGGTGCGCGACGGCCTGCTGCGCCAGGACCTCTACTACCGCCTCAACGTCTTCACCCTTTGCCCGCCACCGCTGCGCCAGCGGCGGGAAGACATTCCCCTGCTCGCCCACAGCTTCGTGCAGCGCCTCAACGCCAAGTACCGCATCGACGTCGGTGGCTTCGACGAAACCGCCGGCGAGCTGCTCGACGGCTATAGCTGGCCGGGCAACGTCCGCGAGCTGCGCAACGTCGTCGAGCGAGCCGTCATCCTGGCCCGCGAAGGCCTGATCGAGCCCCACCACCTGCCGCCCCACATCCAAGATCCCTCCGCCGACCGCGGCGAGGAGATCGTGCTGCCGCGGGAGGTGACCTTCGCCGAAGCGGAGGAGATCCTGATCACCGAGACCCTCAAGCGCTGCGGCAACAACAAGGCCGAGACGGCGCGCCGGCTGGGGGTCGACGTCAAGACCATTCGCAACAAGCTGCGCGCCTTCGGGGAACGTCGCCCATGA
- a CDS encoding spondin domain-containing protein, whose amino-acid sequence MKANTWTRIAVIAVIAALFSLPAFAQNNTEFRVTITNLTKGQIFSPPLVVSHSRDVAVFQSGSPALPELGILAEDGDPAPLRGVLDTLPQVFETAVAGGPVLPGQTVTVLINARFPYDRISAVGMLIQTNDAFFGLNSVEIPERRMRGVYSVPAYDAGTEANNELCAFIPGPPCGSGGVRDTADAEGYVYINNGITGIGDLEPSEFTWLNPSARITIRRTR is encoded by the coding sequence ATGAAAGCCAATACCTGGACCCGTATCGCCGTCATCGCGGTCATCGCCGCCCTGTTCAGCCTGCCGGCCTTCGCGCAGAACAACACCGAGTTCCGCGTCACCATCACCAACCTCACCAAGGGCCAGATCTTCAGCCCGCCGCTGGTGGTGAGCCACAGCAGGGATGTCGCCGTCTTCCAGTCCGGCTCGCCGGCCCTGCCGGAGCTCGGCATCCTCGCCGAGGATGGTGACCCGGCGCCCCTGCGCGGCGTCCTCGACACGCTGCCGCAGGTCTTCGAGACCGCCGTCGCTGGCGGCCCGGTGCTCCCCGGCCAGACCGTCACGGTGCTGATCAACGCCCGTTTCCCCTATGACCGCATCAGCGCCGTCGGCATGCTGATTCAGACCAACGACGCTTTCTTCGGCCTCAACTCGGTGGAGATCCCGGAGCGTCGCATGCGCGGCGTCTACTCGGTCCCCGCCTATGATGCCGGCACCGAGGCCAACAACGAGCTGTGCGCCTTCATCCCGGGTCCGCCGTGCGGCTCCGGCGGCGTGCGCGACACCGCCGACGCCGAGGGCTACGTCTACATCAACAACGGCATCACCGGCATCGGCGACCTCGAGCCTTCGGAGTTCACCTGGCTCAACCCGTCGGCCCGCATCACCATCCGCCGCACCCGCTAG
- a CDS encoding ATP-binding protein, giving the protein MIRTLYGKLAAVFLVLLVLAGTAGAAASATAVSLYLNEVSQRLNRDLAAHLIADSELVEDGQLREAGLKHIFHMLMVINPRIEVYLLDPQGEILAFDAPHGQVLKPRVDLRPVQTLMTGDEPLPILGDDPRSMDRRKVFSVAPVLDDQGSRLGFLYVVLGGQRYDSVADMMRDSYILRLGLWGAFGALLATVAAGLLVFRLLTRRLRRLDCRMRRFADQELKTKAAFTESGGDEVDRLDSTFHQMAELIARQMKDLETADRTRRELVVGVSHDLRTPLASMRGYLETLLLKEASLSASARREYLQIALDQSERLARLVDELFELSRLEAGETRLEREPFSLPELVQDVVQKVQIEAAKGQIEITSELPWDLPFVDGDLRLIERVLENLLHNALRYTPAGGKIHVALDEGEGRIAVRVADTGQGIPQDDLPKIFDQFYRGSNNRTGSRDGTGLGLAIAKRILDLHGGPIGVESQTGRGSTFRFELPAAS; this is encoded by the coding sequence ATGATCCGCACCCTCTACGGCAAGCTGGCCGCCGTCTTTCTGGTGCTCCTGGTGCTCGCCGGCACCGCCGGTGCGGCTGCCTCCGCCACCGCCGTGAGCCTCTATCTCAACGAGGTCTCGCAGCGCCTCAACCGCGACCTGGCGGCCCACCTGATCGCCGACTCGGAGCTGGTCGAAGACGGTCAGTTGCGCGAAGCGGGCCTGAAGCACATCTTCCACATGCTGATGGTGATCAACCCCCGCATCGAGGTCTACCTGCTCGATCCCCAGGGCGAGATCCTGGCCTTCGACGCCCCCCATGGGCAAGTGCTCAAGCCGCGCGTCGACCTGCGGCCGGTGCAGACCCTGATGACCGGCGACGAGCCGCTGCCGATCCTCGGCGACGATCCCCGCAGCATGGATCGCCGCAAGGTCTTCTCGGTCGCGCCGGTGCTCGACGACCAGGGCAGCCGGCTGGGCTTCCTCTACGTCGTCCTCGGCGGCCAGCGCTACGACTCGGTGGCCGACATGATGCGCGACAGCTACATCCTGCGCCTCGGTCTGTGGGGCGCCTTCGGTGCCCTGCTGGCGACCGTCGCCGCCGGCCTGCTGGTGTTCCGCCTCCTCACCCGGCGCCTGCGGCGCCTCGACTGCCGCATGCGGCGCTTCGCCGATCAGGAGCTCAAGACCAAGGCCGCCTTCACCGAGAGCGGCGGCGACGAGGTCGACCGCCTCGACAGCACCTTCCACCAGATGGCGGAGCTGATCGCGCGCCAGATGAAGGACCTCGAAACCGCCGACCGTACCCGTCGCGAGCTGGTGGTCGGCGTCTCCCATGATCTGCGCACCCCGCTGGCCTCGATGCGTGGCTATCTCGAGACGCTGCTCCTCAAGGAGGCGTCGCTGAGCGCCAGCGCGCGCCGCGAGTATCTGCAGATCGCCCTCGACCAGAGCGAGCGTCTGGCACGGCTGGTCGACGAGCTCTTCGAGCTGTCGCGGCTGGAAGCCGGCGAGACGCGCCTCGAGCGCGAACCCTTCTCGCTGCCGGAGCTGGTCCAGGACGTGGTGCAGAAGGTTCAGATCGAGGCCGCCAAGGGCCAGATCGAGATCACCTCCGAGCTGCCCTGGGACTTGCCCTTCGTCGACGGCGACCTGCGGCTGATCGAGCGAGTGCTCGAGAACCTGCTCCACAACGCCCTGCGCTACACCCCCGCCGGCGGCAAGATCCACGTCGCCCTCGATGAAGGCGAGGGGCGCATCGCGGTGCGCGTCGCCGACACCGGCCAGGGCATTCCGCAGGACGACCTGCCGAAGATCTTCGACCAGTTCTACCGCGGCAGCAACAACCGCACCGGCTCGCGCGACGGCACCGGCCTCGGCCTCGCCATCGCGAAGCGTATTCTCGACCTCCATGGCGGTCCGATCGGCGTCGAGAGCCAGACCGGCCGCGGGTCGACCTTCCGCTTCGAGCTCCCCGCCGCCAGCTAG
- a CDS encoding DinB family protein — MDQRREITDGLQEVMAGEPWYGPSLETLLASLDADTAWCSPAMGRHRIVDLVLHLDAWQRLVLARLDSPRHLEMAPEVNWPEAGEASEEIWQRYRRRLEEGHLRLLTRISSLSPEEQAATVPGLPWSVHEMLRGLIQHHVYHAGQIAQLASRPRD; from the coding sequence ATGGACCAGCGGCGCGAGATCACGGACGGTCTGCAGGAAGTGATGGCGGGCGAGCCCTGGTACGGGCCGTCCCTCGAAACGCTGCTCGCCAGCCTCGACGCCGACACCGCCTGGTGCTCGCCGGCGATGGGTCGGCACCGCATCGTCGACCTGGTGCTCCACCTCGATGCCTGGCAGCGGCTGGTGCTGGCGCGCTTGGACAGCCCACGCCACCTCGAGATGGCTCCGGAGGTCAACTGGCCGGAGGCCGGAGAAGCGTCAGAGGAGATCTGGCAACGGTACCGCCGACGTCTCGAGGAGGGCCACCTCCGGCTGCTGACGAGAATCTCGTCGCTCTCACCGGAGGAGCAAGCGGCCACCGTTCCGGGATTGCCCTGGTCGGTCCACGAGATGCTCCGCGGCCTGATTCAGCACCACGTCTACCACGCCGGCCAGATCGCCCAGCTCGCCTCGCGGCCGAGGGACTGA
- a CDS encoding ATP-binding protein translates to MRVASKVATGSGLVVLLLGAALVYQVSFARQVAGATDRVSSDYFRVAIVSVEGSRLLEQIEEFLRKLPVVKDPRYAEKIKATAESFESDLAGLGDLVLPSTEVKEEVERFRRLWAEFPLAGELGQPEGLLSLEPEAQAEAVKPLLEELDEIKNKAIAVRDATQYAINEESRAFLLESVRAERLSWTVLGIAFALSILVLLLTVRSINEPLKRLTEGTRAVRGGKLSVRLTPGEDDEFSVLAADFNRMVETLSELDQLKKEFLSRVSHELKTPLVAMQETNQLLLDGLPGPLSERQRRLVELNLQSGRRLSGMIVKLLDLSTLETGAVQYDLKPRDLTDLLRLAIDQFDAQAREREIELRLQVAEPTLVARCDGDRLYQVFENLLENALKFSARGSRVEVHADLVAEAPTGLPAGWTRSHGWPSDDTMILVRVIDQGPGVGDHQKEKIFEKFHQANRRSGSGTGVGLGLAICREVVEAHRGAIWVADGTDGGSVFHVLLHPVREEASVTTLRPAAGGRFA, encoded by the coding sequence ATGAGGGTGGCGAGCAAGGTCGCCACCGGCTCCGGGCTGGTGGTGCTGCTGCTCGGTGCCGCCCTGGTTTACCAGGTGTCCTTCGCGCGCCAGGTCGCCGGCGCCACCGACCGGGTGTCTTCGGACTACTTCCGGGTCGCCATCGTGTCGGTCGAGGGCTCGCGGCTGCTCGAGCAAATCGAGGAGTTCCTCAGGAAGCTGCCGGTGGTCAAAGACCCGCGCTATGCGGAGAAGATCAAGGCCACCGCCGAAAGCTTCGAGAGCGATCTCGCCGGCCTCGGCGACCTGGTGCTGCCGTCGACGGAAGTGAAGGAAGAGGTCGAGCGCTTCCGTCGCCTGTGGGCGGAGTTTCCCCTCGCCGGCGAGCTCGGCCAGCCGGAAGGCCTCTTGAGCCTCGAGCCGGAAGCGCAGGCGGAAGCCGTCAAGCCGCTCCTCGAGGAGCTCGACGAGATCAAGAACAAGGCCATCGCGGTGCGCGATGCGACCCAATATGCCATCAACGAAGAGTCGCGCGCCTTCCTGCTGGAGAGCGTGCGGGCGGAGCGTCTGTCGTGGACCGTCCTGGGCATCGCCTTCGCCCTCTCGATTCTGGTTCTGCTGCTCACGGTGCGCTCCATCAACGAGCCCCTGAAGCGCCTCACGGAGGGCACCCGGGCGGTGCGCGGCGGCAAACTCTCGGTGCGCCTGACGCCGGGCGAAGACGACGAGTTCTCGGTGCTGGCGGCGGACTTCAACCGCATGGTGGAAACCCTCAGCGAGCTCGACCAGCTCAAGAAGGAGTTCCTGTCGCGGGTCTCCCACGAGCTCAAGACACCCCTGGTGGCGATGCAGGAGACCAATCAACTACTCCTCGACGGCCTGCCCGGTCCCCTCTCCGAGCGCCAGCGGCGCCTGGTCGAGCTCAACCTGCAGAGCGGCCGCCGCCTGTCCGGCATGATCGTCAAGCTGCTCGATCTCTCGACCCTCGAGACCGGCGCCGTGCAGTACGACCTCAAGCCGCGCGACCTCACCGACCTGCTGCGCCTCGCCATCGACCAGTTCGACGCCCAGGCCCGCGAGCGCGAAATCGAGCTCCGGCTGCAGGTCGCAGAGCCGACGCTGGTCGCCCGCTGCGATGGCGATCGCCTCTACCAGGTGTTCGAGAACCTGCTCGAAAATGCCCTCAAGTTCTCCGCCCGCGGCAGCCGCGTCGAGGTCCACGCCGACCTCGTCGCCGAGGCCCCGACCGGACTACCCGCAGGCTGGACCCGCAGCCACGGCTGGCCCTCCGACGACACCATGATCCTGGTGCGGGTGATCGACCAGGGGCCAGGGGTCGGCGATCACCAGAAAGAGAAGATCTTCGAAAAGTTCCACCAGGCCAACCGGCGCTCCGGCTCGGGAACCGGCGTTGGTCTCGGCCTCGCCATCTGCCGCGAGGTGGTGGAAGCCCACCGCGGAGCGATCTGGGTCGCCGACGGCACCGACGGCGGCAGCGTCTTCCACGTCCTCCTCCACCCGGTGCGCGAAGAGGCTTCCGTCACGACTTTGCGCCCGGCCGCCGGAGGGCGGTTCGCATGA
- the pabB gene encoding aminodeoxychorismate synthase component I produces the protein MDSPSKPFALLQDGAENRWLTFVEPVDVLAAHRVVDVVPTLEAVARRVEAEGLWAAGFVAYEAAPAFDSALAAHDPSGMRHPVLWFGLFAKVERRFSEEPFQAAAACQVGPWEESVDRVAFGRKIGILKRAIGRGETYQVNYTYRLRAAFEGDSRGLFNALIRAQRCRYGGYLEGPGFQVCSASPELFFERDGDRITTRPMKGTAPRGRTLDEDLERRGSLADSPKERAENVMIVDMMRNDLGRIAEPGSVAVSRLFDVERYPTVLQMTSTVQARSSVGVVELFRALFPCASITGAPKARTSQIIARLEDEPRGVYTGAVGFIAPDRRARFSVAIRTAVVQPARSEVVFGVGGGIVWDSRAAAEYRETKVKAKVLSRALRYPEPTFELFETMRWTATDGCYLLERHLERLARSAEYFDFACDLPLIRSLLTAFEASGPRRLRLRLSRRGKVRLEVEAMPSAAPEKVVLAQRPVDSQDPFLFHKTTRRRVYDEALAAVPEGCDDVLLWNERRELTESCRANVALERDGRWITPPVTCGLLGGTLRAELLARGELFEGVITTQELAAAPRLRLLSALRGLRQIELVGDSPPGD, from the coding sequence TTGGACTCTCCCTCGAAGCCGTTTGCCCTGCTCCAGGACGGAGCCGAGAATCGCTGGTTGACTTTCGTCGAGCCGGTCGATGTGCTCGCCGCCCACCGTGTGGTCGACGTCGTTCCGACCCTCGAGGCCGTGGCGCGGCGAGTCGAGGCAGAAGGGTTGTGGGCGGCCGGCTTCGTGGCCTACGAGGCGGCTCCGGCCTTCGACTCTGCCCTGGCGGCCCACGATCCCTCCGGGATGCGCCATCCGGTGCTTTGGTTCGGGCTCTTCGCCAAGGTCGAACGGCGTTTCTCCGAGGAGCCGTTCCAGGCCGCTGCGGCATGCCAGGTCGGCCCCTGGGAGGAATCCGTCGATCGGGTCGCCTTCGGACGCAAGATCGGGATCCTCAAGCGCGCCATCGGGCGCGGCGAGACCTACCAGGTCAACTACACCTATCGTCTTCGGGCCGCCTTCGAAGGCGATTCGCGGGGCCTTTTCAACGCCTTGATTCGGGCCCAGCGCTGTCGCTACGGCGGCTACCTCGAAGGACCCGGGTTCCAGGTCTGCTCGGCCTCCCCGGAGCTCTTCTTCGAGCGTGACGGGGACCGCATCACCACTCGGCCGATGAAGGGCACGGCGCCCCGTGGTCGCACCCTCGACGAGGATCTCGAGCGTCGTGGCTCCTTGGCCGACTCGCCGAAGGAGCGGGCCGAGAACGTCATGATCGTCGACATGATGCGCAACGATCTCGGCCGCATCGCCGAGCCCGGCAGCGTCGCCGTGTCGCGACTGTTCGACGTCGAGCGCTACCCGACGGTGTTGCAGATGACCTCGACGGTGCAGGCGCGCAGCTCGGTGGGCGTGGTCGAGCTGTTTCGAGCGCTCTTCCCGTGTGCCTCCATCACCGGCGCTCCGAAGGCCCGTACCAGCCAGATCATCGCTCGCCTCGAGGACGAGCCGCGGGGCGTCTACACCGGGGCCGTCGGCTTCATCGCGCCGGATCGTCGGGCGCGCTTCTCGGTGGCGATCCGGACGGCGGTGGTCCAGCCGGCCCGAAGTGAAGTGGTGTTCGGCGTCGGCGGCGGCATCGTGTGGGATTCACGGGCTGCGGCGGAGTACCGCGAGACCAAGGTCAAGGCCAAGGTGCTGAGCCGCGCCCTGCGCTATCCGGAGCCGACCTTCGAGCTCTTCGAGACGATGCGCTGGACTGCCACCGACGGCTGCTATCTGCTCGAGCGGCACCTCGAACGGCTGGCGCGCTCGGCCGAGTACTTCGACTTCGCCTGTGATCTGCCGCTGATCCGCTCGCTGCTGACCGCCTTCGAGGCCTCTGGACCGCGTCGCCTGCGCCTGCGCTTGAGCCGTCGCGGCAAGGTTCGGCTGGAGGTCGAGGCCATGCCCTCTGCAGCACCGGAGAAGGTCGTCTTGGCGCAGCGACCGGTGGATTCCCAGGACCCCTTTCTGTTCCACAAGACGACCCGCCGGCGGGTCTATGACGAAGCCCTGGCGGCAGTCCCTGAGGGCTGCGACGACGTCTTGTTGTGGAACGAACGCCGCGAGCTCACCGAGTCTTGCCGGGCCAATGTGGCGCTCGAGCGGGATGGTCGCTGGATCACGCCGCCGGTGACCTGCGGCCTGCTCGGCGGCACCCTGCGGGCCGAGTTGCTGGCGCGCGGCGAGCTGTTCGAGGGAGTGATCACGACGCAAGAGCTAGCGGCGGCGCCCCGGCTGCGCTTGTTGAGCGCGCTGCGCGGGCTACGGCAGATCGAGCTAGTGGGCGACTCGCCGCCCGGCGATTGA
- a CDS encoding DUF1579 family protein — protein sequence MKWKTLGAAALALSLVTGTAWAGDFAEEYPRAPAPMGQFAPLVGDWDCTLEQLQQDGSYAPRKATWKFWYILDGHALMDEWRATLPDGSPMAGINIRHYNPESKTFEARWLPTNGLEWKTYPSRFEDGQFIMTGKSTTPSGQEGDMRVTFYDMKKDTFRWKMDWSTDGGKTWTPEVVKISAKRR from the coding sequence ATGAAGTGGAAGACCCTGGGGGCCGCCGCCCTCGCCCTGAGTCTCGTCACCGGCACCGCCTGGGCCGGCGATTTCGCCGAGGAGTACCCACGGGCACCCGCCCCGATGGGCCAGTTCGCACCCCTGGTCGGCGACTGGGACTGTACCCTCGAGCAGCTCCAGCAGGATGGCAGCTACGCGCCCAGAAAGGCCACCTGGAAGTTCTGGTACATCCTCGATGGCCATGCCTTGATGGACGAATGGCGTGCCACCCTGCCGGACGGCAGCCCGATGGCCGGAATCAACATCCGCCACTACAACCCCGAATCCAAGACCTTCGAGGCGCGCTGGCTGCCGACCAACGGTCTCGAGTGGAAGACCTACCCGTCTCGCTTCGAAGACGGTCAATTCATCATGACCGGCAAGAGCACCACGCCGAGCGGCCAGGAGGGCGACATGCGGGTGACCTTCTACGACATGAAGAAGGACACCTTCCGGTGGAAGATGGACTGGTCCACGGACGGCGGCAAGACCTGGACCCCGGAGGTGGTCAAGATCAGCGCCAAGCGTCGCTGA
- a CDS encoding response regulator transcription factor, whose translation MDKRILVIEDEPEIARLAELHLKDLGCEVTLAADGTTGLAEALKAEHDLMILDLMLPGVDGLEICRRVRSAGGAYTPILMLTARSGEVDRVLGLEMGADDYLTKPFSIRELIARVKAIFRRLDAVGQPAIEEEDDRLAIEDLVIEPSSRRVTIDSRAVHLTAREFDLLLHFARHPGRVYTRGELLDKVWGYGHDGYEHTVNSHINRLRSKIEEDPARPHYVQTVWGVGYRFVDPAEGGA comes from the coding sequence ATGGACAAACGCATTCTCGTCATCGAAGACGAGCCCGAAATAGCCCGCCTCGCCGAGCTCCACCTGAAGGATCTCGGCTGCGAGGTCACCCTCGCCGCCGACGGCACGACCGGCTTGGCGGAAGCCCTCAAGGCCGAGCACGACCTGATGATCCTCGACCTGATGCTTCCCGGCGTCGACGGTCTCGAGATCTGCCGCCGGGTGCGCTCCGCCGGCGGCGCCTACACCCCCATCCTGATGCTCACCGCCCGCTCCGGCGAGGTCGATCGGGTGCTGGGCCTCGAGATGGGGGCCGACGACTACCTCACCAAGCCGTTCAGCATTCGCGAGCTGATCGCGCGGGTCAAGGCGATCTTTCGCCGCCTCGACGCCGTCGGCCAGCCGGCCATCGAAGAGGAAGACGACCGCTTGGCGATCGAAGACCTGGTGATCGAGCCGAGCAGCCGGCGGGTCACCATCGACAGCCGCGCCGTCCACCTGACGGCCCGCGAGTTCGACCTGCTACTGCACTTCGCCCGTCATCCGGGCCGGGTCTACACCCGCGGCGAGCTCCTCGACAAGGTTTGGGGATACGGCCACGACGGTTACGAGCACACCGTCAACTCGCACATCAATCGCCTGCGGTCGAAAATCGAAGAGGATCCGGCGCGTCCCCACTACGTGCAGACCGTCTGGGGCGTCGGCTACCGCTTCGTCGACCCGGCCGAGGGGGGCGCATGA
- the ilvA gene encoding threonine ammonia-lyase — protein sequence MPTLADIRAAHDRIAPELPATPCREALGYAPAIPGRIFLKLENLHRTGSFKERGALNRLLTMSPEDRARGVITASAGNHAQALALHAQRLGIDTLVVMPEATPLIKVSNTRQYGARVVLHGATFDDAVDEALRRREAEGRILVPAFNDEAVIAGQGTLGLELDQQLERIDRVVVPIGGGGLISGIALAIKALRPKVKVIGVEATAAPSALTSRRAGEIVTVTSTETIADGIAVKRIGDLTFPLIEDLVDDIVTVDEPQIASAVMQLLERQKTLTEGAGAAGMAALLAGKIATRPSDHTVVVLCGGNIDINILARIIDRGLVADGRLVRLKVTGIDRPGLLAEVTASVAEHGANVLEIAHSREFADISVGHVEVLLTLETRGREHIAELIDSLSHDGDRAVALS from the coding sequence GTGCCGACCCTCGCCGACATCCGTGCCGCCCACGACCGCATTGCACCGGAGCTGCCGGCCACCCCCTGCCGCGAAGCCCTCGGCTACGCGCCGGCGATTCCGGGACGCATCTTCCTCAAGCTCGAAAACCTACACCGCACCGGCTCCTTCAAGGAACGGGGCGCCCTCAATCGGCTGCTCACCATGAGCCCCGAGGACCGCGCGCGCGGCGTGATCACCGCCAGCGCCGGCAACCACGCCCAGGCCCTCGCCCTACACGCCCAGCGCCTCGGCATCGACACCCTGGTCGTGATGCCCGAGGCCACCCCCCTGATCAAGGTCAGCAACACCCGTCAGTACGGCGCCCGGGTGGTACTCCACGGCGCCACCTTCGACGACGCCGTCGACGAAGCGCTGCGGCGGCGCGAGGCGGAAGGCCGCATCCTGGTGCCGGCCTTCAACGACGAAGCGGTGATCGCCGGCCAGGGCACCCTCGGCCTGGAGCTCGACCAGCAGCTCGAGCGCATCGACCGGGTGGTGGTGCCAATCGGCGGTGGCGGCCTGATCTCGGGCATCGCACTGGCGATCAAGGCGCTGCGTCCGAAGGTCAAAGTGATCGGCGTCGAGGCCACCGCCGCGCCCTCGGCCCTGACTTCCCGACGCGCCGGTGAGATCGTCACCGTCACCAGCACCGAGACCATCGCCGACGGCATCGCCGTCAAACGGATCGGCGATCTCACCTTCCCGCTCATCGAAGATCTGGTCGACGACATCGTCACCGTCGACGAACCGCAGATCGCCTCCGCCGTGATGCAGCTGCTGGAGCGCCAGAAGACCCTCACCGAGGGGGCCGGCGCCGCCGGCATGGCGGCCCTGCTGGCCGGCAAGATCGCCACCCGACCGAGTGACCACACGGTGGTGGTGTTGTGCGGTGGCAACATCGACATCAACATCTTGGCGCGCATCATCGACCGTGGCCTGGTCGCCGACGGACGCCTGGTGCGCCTCAAGGTGACCGGCATCGATCGCCCGGGCCTGCTAGCGGAAGTCACCGCCAGCGTCGCCGAGCACGGCGCCAACGTCCTCGAGATCGCCCACTCGCGGGAGTTCGCCGACATCTCCGTCGGCCATGTCGAGGTGCTGCTGACCCTCGAGACCCGCGGCCGCGAGCACATCGCAGAGCTCATCGACTCGCTGTCCCACGATGGCGACCGTGCCGTCGCCCTGAGCTGA